The following coding sequences are from one Pueribacillus theae window:
- a CDS encoding thiolase family protein, producing the protein MGNRDAVIVEAVRLPVGRRKGVYAETRSEYLLSAVLKGLVDRTGIDPKEIQDVIVGCVTQNEEQGNNIARIASLIAGLDEETPATTLNRKCGSSQQAVNQAAQGVIAGDYDVAIAAGIENMTRHPLGTDRVPEPPELRDLYELIPQGESAERIAEKWNLSREELDRFSLRSHQLAEEARKSGSFEREILPFEATKGGEKILVKEDEGIRPTTTMEKLGELKPAFIENGKITAGNSSQISDGASAVLIMSREKAEALGLKPRAKIIAREVIGSDPTMMLTGPIPATKKILKKAGLTVDDIDIYECNEAFASVTLAWMKELDVNEEKVNPRGGAIAIGHPTGASGARIMTTLLHELEDMEKRYGLQVMCCGGGMATATIIERL; encoded by the coding sequence ATGGGAAATCGTGATGCAGTTATTGTAGAAGCAGTACGTTTGCCGGTAGGCAGAAGAAAAGGAGTTTACGCAGAGACAAGATCAGAATACTTACTGTCAGCAGTATTAAAAGGTCTTGTCGACCGGACAGGCATTGATCCAAAAGAAATACAAGATGTCATTGTTGGTTGTGTCACTCAAAATGAAGAACAAGGCAATAACATCGCACGGATTGCCTCATTAATTGCTGGACTGGACGAAGAGACGCCGGCGACAACACTAAATCGAAAATGCGGCTCTTCCCAACAAGCGGTAAACCAGGCGGCGCAAGGAGTGATTGCAGGGGATTATGATGTTGCCATTGCAGCCGGCATCGAAAACATGACAAGGCATCCGCTAGGCACAGACCGTGTACCAGAGCCGCCAGAATTACGGGATTTATATGAATTGATTCCTCAGGGAGAGTCAGCCGAAAGAATCGCTGAAAAATGGAACCTATCCCGTGAAGAGCTCGATCGTTTTTCTCTAAGAAGCCATCAGCTTGCAGAGGAAGCGAGAAAAAGCGGGTCGTTTGAAAGGGAAATCCTTCCTTTTGAAGCAACAAAAGGTGGAGAGAAAATTCTCGTCAAAGAGGATGAAGGCATCCGCCCAACGACTACAATGGAAAAATTAGGCGAATTAAAACCGGCATTTATTGAAAACGGAAAAATCACTGCGGGAAACTCCAGCCAAATTAGCGACGGTGCTTCAGCGGTATTAATTATGTCGAGAGAAAAAGCCGAAGCATTGGGATTGAAGCCAAGAGCAAAAATCATCGCAAGAGAAGTCATCGGATCAGACCCAACAATGATGCTAACTGGCCCAATTCCAGCCACAAAGAAAATCTTGAAAAAAGCTGGCCTAACTGTTGATGATATCGATATTTATGAATGCAATGAGGCCTTTGCTTCTGTCACACTTGCATGGATGAAAGAACTCGATGTGAATGAAGAAAAGGTCAATCCACGCGGAGGCGCGATTGCAATCGGGCATCCAACAGGAGCTAGTGGGGCGAGAATTATGACAACATTGTTGCATGAACTAGAAGATATGGAAAAGAGATATGGGCTGCAAGTGATGTGCTGCGGTGGCGGTATGGCTACAGCGACGATAATTGAAAGGCTTTAA
- a CDS encoding thiamine pyrophosphate-binding protein, whose translation MTEQVEEIFTTADAIVKELVSVGVEVAFGIVSIHNLPIYQAISREGSIRLVTARGESGAVNMADGYARATGKLGVVITSTGTGSGNAAGSLVEAWNAGIPLLHITGEIESPYIHLGRQYIHECKDQLSMMEAAGKAAYRLRKPEQAVPLTRRAIGEAFAAPSGPVTLEIPIDLQSAIVPNSTIIETKSYNASHHTELDVVLPSGVISKISSSRRPVIWAGGGVIKSGAANEVKELAELIGAAVVTSQSGKGSIPEDHPQCIGYFTSTEDVRSFIKKSDLLISVGTQFRSTETALWQSFVPEEHIGIDSNRNAFNLNYDVSYGIVGDAKQVLRKIIHHLSEQEVHPEQQYIEEMKEIRNKVRETLLDTLGPYKHFAKSIREILPKDAIFVRDVTVPASSWGSRIIETYEPRTSIYAAGGGIGQGLPTAIGAQVGCQDRVVALMAGDGGFMVNVGEMATAAQEGLPIVVMLFDDSGFGVLRGIQDATFGKQVGVDLLSPDFVKLGESMGFVSKRIGSPEAFENELKAAVSRRKPSLIVVDMKTVGPVAKKYAGTPGAVPNYKPRKFNE comes from the coding sequence ATGACCGAACAAGTGGAAGAAATATTTACAACTGCTGATGCGATAGTAAAAGAACTCGTCAGCGTAGGCGTAGAAGTTGCCTTTGGCATCGTAAGTATTCATAATTTACCAATCTATCAAGCCATTTCGCGCGAGGGAAGTATTCGTTTGGTCACTGCGCGTGGAGAGAGCGGTGCGGTCAACATGGCAGATGGCTATGCTCGTGCAACCGGAAAATTAGGTGTCGTGATTACAAGTACAGGCACAGGTTCTGGGAACGCCGCAGGTTCTTTAGTTGAGGCATGGAATGCAGGAATTCCACTTCTTCATATTACTGGGGAAATTGAAAGCCCATACATACATCTTGGAAGGCAATACATTCATGAGTGCAAAGATCAGCTTTCCATGATGGAAGCAGCAGGCAAGGCAGCTTACAGGCTGCGCAAACCAGAACAAGCGGTTCCATTAACACGAAGAGCAATAGGTGAGGCATTTGCAGCGCCAAGCGGCCCGGTTACATTAGAAATACCAATCGATCTTCAATCGGCAATTGTTCCGAACAGCACCATTATTGAAACAAAAAGCTATAATGCGAGTCACCATACCGAGCTGGATGTTGTTTTGCCTAGTGGCGTTATTTCAAAGATTTCGAGCTCTCGCCGTCCGGTCATTTGGGCTGGAGGAGGGGTGATTAAATCCGGTGCGGCTAATGAAGTAAAAGAACTTGCGGAATTAATTGGAGCTGCGGTTGTGACAAGCCAGTCAGGCAAAGGCTCCATTCCTGAAGATCATCCGCAGTGTATCGGTTATTTTACCTCTACCGAAGATGTACGCAGCTTTATAAAGAAGTCTGACCTTTTAATTAGTGTCGGAACCCAATTTCGAAGCACTGAGACCGCCCTTTGGCAGTCGTTTGTCCCAGAGGAACATATTGGAATCGATTCGAATAGGAATGCATTTAATTTAAACTACGATGTAAGCTATGGAATCGTTGGGGATGCCAAACAAGTATTAAGAAAAATCATTCATCACCTTTCAGAACAAGAGGTCCATCCTGAACAGCAATATATAGAAGAAATGAAAGAAATACGAAACAAAGTCCGTGAAACATTGCTTGATACGTTAGGACCGTATAAGCATTTTGCAAAGAGCATTCGAGAAATTTTGCCTAAAGATGCTATATTTGTCCGCGATGTGACAGTTCCTGCAAGTTCTTGGGGAAGCAGGATCATTGAAACATATGAGCCGAGAACATCCATCTATGCGGCTGGCGGCGGAATTGGACAAGGGCTTCCAACTGCCATTGGGGCACAGGTTGGTTGTCAAGATCGCGTTGTCGCCTTGATGGCTGGGGACGGCGGATTTATGGTAAACGTCGGTGAAATGGCTACAGCCGCACAAGAAGGCCTGCCAATTGTTGTTATGCTATTTGATGATTCAGGATTCGGAGTATTGAGGGGGATTCAGGATGCAACGTTTGGAAAACAAGTAGGTGTTGATCTTTTAAGCCCGGATTTTGTGAAACTGGGAGAGTCAATGGGTTTTGTATCAAAAAGGATTGGCTCGCCAGAAGCGTTTGAGAATGAATTGAAAGCTGCGGTGTCACGAAGAAAGCCGTCATTAATCGTCGTAGATATGAAAACGGTAGGTCCGGTTGCAAAAAAATATGCGGGAACTCCTGGAGCGGTTCCAAATTATAAGCCTAGAAAATTTAATGAATAG
- a CDS encoding enoyl-CoA hydratase/isomerase family protein, producing the protein MPNWETIQLEKNSKAQGVYTLTLNRPQSMNALNTQMAIDLVECLKQLNKDKECRVLVITGSGERAFCVGADLKERNGMTKEAWRAQHDIFEEAFMLIRDFPYPVIAAINGYALGGGMEMILNCDLRVAAAHAKFGLPEATLGIIPGVGGTQLLPRAVPVTIAKEILFSGKQFTAERGKEIGLLNEVAESGKLMETAYNLAASIAKNAPLSLQNLKKAINNGLQTDITTALTIELQAYYQCADSEDRLEGVLAFNEKRQPNWQGK; encoded by the coding sequence ATGCCGAATTGGGAAACCATCCAATTGGAAAAAAACAGCAAGGCTCAAGGCGTTTACACGTTAACGCTAAATCGGCCTCAATCAATGAATGCGTTAAACACACAAATGGCAATTGATTTAGTCGAATGCTTAAAGCAATTGAATAAAGATAAAGAGTGCCGAGTGCTCGTCATCACCGGCTCCGGTGAAAGAGCTTTTTGTGTTGGTGCGGACTTAAAAGAACGCAATGGCATGACAAAAGAAGCTTGGAGAGCGCAGCACGATATTTTTGAAGAAGCATTTATGCTAATCCGTGATTTTCCGTACCCGGTTATTGCAGCGATTAACGGTTACGCGCTTGGCGGCGGAATGGAAATGATTTTAAATTGTGACTTAAGAGTAGCAGCCGCCCATGCGAAATTTGGCCTTCCTGAAGCAACGTTGGGCATCATTCCTGGCGTTGGAGGGACACAGCTATTGCCAAGGGCTGTACCTGTCACAATTGCAAAAGAAATTTTATTTAGCGGCAAGCAATTCACGGCAGAGAGAGGAAAAGAAATCGGCCTCTTAAACGAAGTCGCCGAAAGCGGAAAGCTGATGGAGACAGCATACAACCTTGCTGCCAGCATTGCAAAAAATGCCCCGCTCTCACTTCAAAATCTTAAAAAAGCGATAAACAATGGTCTTCAAACTGACATCACGACAGCTCTTACAATTGAACTTCAAGCGTATTATCAATGCGCCGATTCCGAAGATCGTTTAGAAGGTGTATTAGCCTTCAATGAAAAAAGACAGCCGAATTGGCAAGGAAAGTAA
- a CDS encoding acyl-CoA dehydrogenase family protein → MAKSTEKDLELIRSSVRALCEKFPESYWRDLDATKSYPEEFIKALTDEGWLSVLIPEEYGGAGLGMVEAGLILEEINRSGGNAGTGHAQMYTMGSILRHGNEDQKQRYLPKIASGELRLQAFGITEPTAGSDTTNIDTFAEKKGERYIVNGQKIWTSRAEYSDLMLLLARTTPKDKVAKKTDGLSLFILDMKDQKDNITIRPIDTMINHSTTEVFFENAEIPVENLIGEEGKGFRYVLSGMNAERILVASESIGDGFYFVDRAVQYASERVVFNRPIGQNQGVQFPIAQSYMEIEAAKLMRDKAAQMFDEGINCGAEANMAKYLASEAAWKAGNAAMTTYGGYGFATEYNIERKFKEARLFVVAPVTNNLILSYVGQHVLGMPRSF, encoded by the coding sequence ATGGCAAAAAGTACAGAAAAAGATTTGGAATTAATTAGAAGCAGTGTCCGGGCACTATGTGAAAAATTCCCTGAATCTTATTGGAGGGATCTTGATGCAACGAAATCATATCCTGAAGAGTTTATTAAAGCGTTAACTGATGAAGGATGGCTTTCAGTCCTTATCCCTGAAGAATATGGCGGAGCAGGCCTAGGAATGGTAGAAGCTGGCCTCATTCTAGAAGAAATCAACCGTTCCGGAGGAAATGCAGGAACAGGACATGCACAAATGTACACGATGGGATCGATTCTCCGCCACGGTAACGAGGACCAAAAACAACGTTACTTGCCGAAAATCGCAAGTGGGGAACTTCGCCTTCAAGCTTTTGGGATAACCGAACCGACCGCTGGAAGTGATACAACGAATATCGATACGTTTGCTGAAAAGAAAGGCGAACGCTATATCGTCAACGGACAAAAAATATGGACTTCCCGCGCAGAATATTCGGATCTTATGCTTCTTTTAGCAAGAACGACTCCTAAAGACAAAGTGGCTAAGAAGACAGACGGCTTGAGTTTATTTATTCTTGACATGAAAGATCAAAAGGACAATATTACGATTCGTCCTATTGACACGATGATTAACCACTCAACAACCGAAGTGTTTTTCGAAAATGCGGAGATACCGGTAGAAAATTTAATCGGCGAGGAAGGAAAAGGCTTCCGTTACGTCCTTAGTGGCATGAACGCCGAACGAATTCTCGTTGCGTCTGAAAGCATCGGAGACGGTTTTTACTTTGTCGATCGGGCTGTTCAATACGCAAGTGAAAGAGTCGTTTTTAATCGCCCAATCGGCCAAAACCAAGGTGTGCAGTTCCCGATTGCCCAATCTTACATGGAAATTGAAGCAGCGAAATTAATGCGTGACAAAGCAGCCCAAATGTTTGATGAAGGAATAAACTGCGGTGCGGAAGCAAATATGGCAAAATATTTGGCTTCTGAAGCTGCTTGGAAAGCAGGGAATGCCGCGATGACAACTTACGGCGGATATGGATTTGCGACTGAATATAATATTGAACGCAAATTCAAAGAAGCGAGACTGTTCGTCGTTGCTCCTGTAACGAATAATCTTATCCTTAGTTATGTTGGCCAGCACGTTCTTGGCATGCCACGCTCTTTCTGA
- a CDS encoding acyl-CoA dehydrogenase family protein codes for MHKALQLPVKKLPEDAEALRQEVREFIAEELKANTFEPQCDSWLGYFSEEFSRKLGERGWIGMTWPKKYGGHERTALERFVVTEELLVAGAPVAGHWIADRQSGALILRYGTEKQRESFLPKIAKGECYFVIGLSEPNSGSDLASVSSMAKRTENGWILNGSKLWTSGAHHSHYMIALVRTSPRDPEKRHDGLSQFIIDLSSPGVTVNPIRLMTGEHHFNEVLFEDVFIPDDMLIGEVGNGWKQGMAELAYERSGPERFLSTYPLLKELVKVVENDADKYAKVAVGQLIARLRTLRQMSLSVAGLLEEGITPDIAASLVKDLGTQFEKDVAETARLLISSSPSTSSDSQFEKLMAQAILHSPGFTLRGGTTEILRGIVAKGVVGR; via the coding sequence TTGCATAAAGCACTACAGCTGCCAGTAAAGAAACTGCCTGAAGACGCCGAGGCGTTAAGGCAGGAAGTGAGGGAATTTATAGCGGAGGAACTGAAAGCGAATACTTTTGAACCACAATGTGATTCTTGGCTCGGATATTTTTCTGAAGAGTTCAGCCGCAAGCTTGGGGAACGCGGCTGGATCGGGATGACATGGCCAAAAAAATACGGAGGACATGAAAGAACGGCGCTTGAGCGCTTTGTTGTTACGGAAGAACTATTGGTTGCCGGTGCCCCGGTTGCAGGGCATTGGATTGCTGACCGCCAATCAGGCGCTTTAATTTTACGTTACGGCACCGAAAAACAACGTGAATCCTTCCTGCCGAAAATCGCCAAGGGCGAATGCTATTTTGTTATCGGTTTAAGTGAGCCAAATTCGGGTTCAGACCTTGCTTCTGTTTCATCGATGGCAAAAAGAACCGAAAACGGATGGATTTTGAATGGAAGCAAGCTCTGGACGAGCGGCGCCCACCACAGCCATTACATGATTGCGCTAGTGAGGACGTCACCGCGTGATCCAGAAAAAAGGCATGATGGGTTAAGCCAATTTATCATAGATTTATCCTCGCCTGGAGTGACGGTAAATCCGATTCGGCTCATGACGGGTGAACATCATTTTAATGAAGTTCTTTTTGAAGACGTGTTTATTCCGGACGATATGTTAATCGGCGAAGTTGGAAACGGATGGAAACAGGGAATGGCGGAGCTTGCTTATGAACGCAGCGGACCCGAACGTTTTTTAAGCACGTATCCTTTATTAAAAGAATTAGTTAAAGTGGTTGAAAACGATGCGGATAAATATGCAAAAGTGGCAGTAGGGCAATTGATCGCGAGATTGCGGACATTGCGCCAAATGTCTCTAAGCGTTGCAGGGCTTCTTGAAGAAGGGATTACTCCTGATATTGCGGCTTCATTAGTCAAAGACTTGGGCACCCAATTTGAAAAAGATGTAGCTGAAACAGCAAGATTGCTCATTTCATCGTCACCATCAACATCTTCTGATTCTCAATTTGAAAAACTGATGGCACAAGCGATTTTGCATTCACCAGGTTTTACATTGAGAGGCGGAACGACAGAAATCTTGCGTGGTATCGTGGCAAAAGGAGTTGTAGGCAGATGA
- a CDS encoding enoyl-CoA hydratase/isomerase family protein produces MKDLLFEVKDGIATITLNRPDSRNAFSLEMIRLWKESLEEVRDNDEIRVLVLTGNGIAFCAGGDVKSMKKGKGFVDLNEEVDKDFVSTGLKRKNSLWNYIQRIPLLMEEIDKPTIAAINGDAIGAGLDMALQCDLRFASDTARFGEGYVNVGIVPGDGGGYYLPRIIGIDKALDLLWTGRIIDSEEALKIGLVTRVCSHEALMDEVMAFANRLARGPQQAMRFTKRTVYQGLKTDLRTSLDMVSSFMGLVTEHPDYQEGLQAIIEKRKPKFN; encoded by the coding sequence ATGAAAGATTTACTGTTTGAAGTAAAAGACGGTATTGCAACAATTACTTTAAATCGGCCGGATTCAAGAAATGCTTTTAGCTTAGAGATGATACGGTTATGGAAAGAGTCATTGGAAGAAGTAAGAGACAATGATGAGATTAGAGTATTAGTGCTAACCGGAAATGGAATAGCTTTCTGCGCTGGCGGGGACGTCAAATCAATGAAAAAAGGAAAAGGATTTGTTGATTTGAATGAAGAGGTGGATAAAGATTTTGTTTCAACAGGGTTAAAAAGAAAAAATAGCCTCTGGAATTATATACAGCGCATCCCGCTATTAATGGAAGAAATTGATAAACCGACGATTGCAGCGATTAATGGAGATGCGATTGGAGCAGGCTTGGATATGGCTCTTCAATGTGATTTGCGTTTTGCTTCGGATACAGCCAGATTTGGAGAAGGTTATGTCAATGTCGGCATTGTGCCGGGAGATGGCGGCGGTTATTATTTGCCACGCATTATTGGCATTGATAAAGCGCTTGACCTGCTGTGGACCGGAAGAATCATAGATTCGGAGGAAGCGCTGAAAATAGGTTTGGTTACCCGTGTGTGTTCTCATGAAGCATTGATGGATGAAGTGATGGCGTTTGCAAACCGTCTTGCAAGAGGCCCGCAGCAAGCAATGCGCTTCACCAAAAGAACAGTATATCAAGGTTTGAAAACAGATTTAAGAACGTCTCTCGACATGGTTTCTTCTTTCATGGGTTTGGTAACGGAACATCCCGACTATCAAGAAGGCCTCCAAGCGATTATTGAGAAAAGAAAGCCTAAATTCAATTAA
- a CDS encoding fumarate hydratase produces MREIHYDDIVKNVSTMCIEANYHLGEDVMAAFKKAIKEEKSETGKDILNQLIENATIASTDLVPMCQDTGTAVFIVELGQDCHIKGGSLYDAINEGVRKGYGEGYLRNSIVRDPLQRKNTEDNTPSIVHIELVQGDRLTIHMTAKGGGAENMSDLKMLKPSDGLQGVKEYILDIVSVAGPNACPPLVVGVGIGGNFERCAYLAKKSLFRPLGERHPDQTIASLEEELMTEINRLGIGPQGMGGSTTALDVKIEVEACHIAALPVAVNLNCHASRHKQTTL; encoded by the coding sequence ATGCGGGAAATTCATTATGATGATATCGTAAAAAACGTTTCTACAATGTGTATTGAGGCAAATTATCACTTAGGCGAAGATGTCATGGCAGCCTTTAAAAAAGCCATAAAAGAAGAAAAATCTGAAACGGGAAAAGATATCCTAAATCAATTAATTGAAAATGCTACTATCGCCTCAACCGATCTTGTGCCAATGTGCCAAGATACCGGAACTGCAGTATTCATTGTTGAACTAGGGCAAGATTGCCATATTAAGGGAGGCAGTTTATACGATGCGATTAATGAGGGAGTACGAAAAGGGTATGGCGAGGGTTATTTAAGAAATTCAATAGTGAGAGATCCCCTGCAACGAAAGAACACAGAAGATAATACTCCTAGTATTGTGCATATTGAATTAGTACAAGGTGATCGCCTGACCATTCATATGACTGCTAAAGGCGGCGGTGCAGAAAATATGAGCGATCTTAAAATGTTAAAACCATCTGACGGATTGCAAGGAGTGAAAGAATATATTCTGGACATTGTAAGCGTGGCAGGTCCGAATGCATGTCCTCCTTTAGTCGTCGGAGTTGGGATAGGCGGAAACTTTGAACGATGTGCCTATTTAGCAAAAAAATCGCTGTTTCGGCCACTTGGTGAGCGCCATCCTGATCAAACCATTGCTTCTCTAGAGGAAGAATTAATGACTGAGATTAATCGATTAGGCATTGGCCCTCAAGGAATGGGGGGCAGCACGACGGCACTGGATGTCAAAATTGAAGTTGAAGCTTGCCACATCGCTGCTCTGCCGGTTGCAGTCAATTTAAACTGCCATGCAAGCCGGCACAAACAGACCACCTTATAA
- a CDS encoding acyl-CoA dehydrogenase family protein, with protein MTEMRELMIDSATKILNDLSTKDVVNKAEEEAWSEQLWNTMAESGMTAVAVSEEHGGIGGDYGDALNILRVCGKYSAPIPIVETLLVNWLLSEKGKEPSEQPLTIMPIEQKDEVTFTAASGGMSVSGKIRKVPWARIAEAILVIGKSENGYKMALVDSKQCQIDHDQNLAGEPRDTVKIESFVVNEGNYFSVNDPLLERMLYFGTLSKTVLMAGALERVLDLTIAYSTERKQFGRPISRFQAIQQHIAVMSAEVTAAAIAVDTAIESFTGEPSDDITVAKIRVSDAASIVTPIAHQVHGAIGFTDEHILHQSTRRLWSWRDEFGSESEWAERLGEQIIQNGSEGLWSFITN; from the coding sequence ATGACCGAAATGAGAGAGTTAATGATCGATTCAGCTACAAAAATTTTAAATGATTTAAGCACGAAGGACGTTGTCAATAAAGCAGAAGAAGAAGCGTGGTCTGAACAGCTTTGGAACACAATGGCAGAGTCTGGCATGACAGCCGTTGCTGTATCTGAAGAACATGGTGGAATTGGCGGAGATTATGGCGATGCGCTAAATATTTTAAGAGTATGTGGCAAGTATTCTGCACCTATTCCGATTGTGGAAACATTGCTTGTCAATTGGCTGCTGTCAGAAAAAGGAAAAGAACCATCTGAACAGCCGCTGACAATCATGCCTATTGAGCAAAAGGATGAAGTAACATTTACCGCTGCTTCGGGGGGCATGTCTGTTTCAGGGAAGATTAGAAAAGTGCCTTGGGCACGTATTGCAGAAGCCATTTTAGTCATTGGCAAATCTGAAAACGGCTACAAAATGGCTCTGGTAGACTCGAAACAATGCCAAATTGATCATGATCAAAACCTGGCAGGTGAGCCAAGAGATACAGTGAAAATAGAGAGTTTCGTTGTGAATGAGGGTAACTATTTTTCAGTCAATGACCCATTGCTTGAGCGTATGCTTTATTTTGGAACGCTTTCGAAGACGGTGCTTATGGCTGGCGCTTTGGAGAGGGTCCTTGATTTAACCATTGCTTATTCAACGGAAAGAAAGCAATTCGGAAGGCCCATTTCCCGGTTTCAAGCGATTCAGCAGCATATTGCAGTGATGTCTGCTGAAGTGACAGCTGCGGCAATTGCGGTTGATACAGCCATTGAATCATTTACAGGTGAACCATCAGACGATATAACGGTTGCCAAAATTCGTGTTTCTGATGCCGCTTCAATCGTTACGCCGATTGCGCATCAAGTTCACGGGGCGATTGGATTCACGGATGAACATATTCTTCACCAAAGCACTCGAAGGCTATGGTCTTGGCGGGATGAATTCGGCTCAGAAAGCGAGTGGGCTGAGCGTCTCGGTGAACAGATCATTCAAAACGGTTCAGAGGGACTTTGGTCATTTATTACAAATTAA
- a CDS encoding Fe-S-containing hydro-lyase, translated as MQKRIKTPFYDDDILSSLRVGDRLLLSGVVYTARDAAHKRMIEEFKEGKSLPFDVEGQVIYYVGPTPAKPGQVIGSAGPTTSSRMDKYTPFLLEKGLKGMIGKGYRSEKVKKSIVDNKAVYLGAVGGSAALISRSIKSVELIAYEDLGTEAIRKLTIEDFPVIVINDMYGGDLYQAGVEKYRER; from the coding sequence TTGCAAAAAAGAATAAAAACTCCATTCTATGATGATGATATTCTTTCTTCTTTACGTGTAGGAGATCGATTGCTGTTATCAGGAGTGGTATACACAGCTAGAGATGCTGCCCACAAAAGAATGATCGAAGAATTCAAAGAAGGGAAATCACTTCCATTTGACGTTGAAGGCCAAGTCATTTATTATGTCGGGCCAACACCTGCAAAACCAGGACAAGTGATTGGATCCGCGGGTCCGACAACGAGCAGCAGAATGGATAAATATACCCCGTTCCTGTTGGAAAAAGGGTTGAAAGGAATGATAGGAAAGGGTTACCGCAGCGAAAAAGTGAAAAAGTCGATTGTCGATAACAAAGCCGTGTATTTGGGGGCGGTTGGCGGTTCTGCAGCTCTAATATCTCGTTCCATTAAATCGGTAGAATTAATTGCTTATGAGGATTTGGGAACAGAGGCCATTCGAAAACTTACCATTGAAGATTTTCCAGTGATTGTAATCAATGATATGTACGGTGGTGATTTGTATCAAGCTGGAGTTGAAAAATATCGGGAACGTTAA
- a CDS encoding CaiB/BaiF CoA transferase family protein, whose translation MSLPLEGIKVLEVAQTLAGPFSGQMLSDFGAEVIKIEKFSGDESRHFTPPEWDGESTFYLANNRNKRSITVNLKSEEGIGIIKKIAKDCDVLIENFRTGTADRLGFGYEAIKEINPSIIYLSISGFGRTGPFKDKAGYDLMIQAYGGMMGLTGEEGRAPVKAGYSVVDLLTGTLGAMSVVTSLLHRKETGKGQYIDCSLLDGQVMMMNYLVPAFLGTGEYPKQMGSGHPSLVPYQALKAKDQYVIVACANDNLWVKFCNALGFDDLLAIEKYKVNKDRVAHKEELIAILNERFAKKMASDIIEALEANGVPCSPINTVEQVINSEQVIARETIKDIPHPFIKGLRAPVFPVKFSDIDITVRSHPPLLGEHTNEILEEYGYSEEEINKLAEKGAVGRFENH comes from the coding sequence ATGTCATTACCATTAGAAGGAATCAAAGTGTTAGAAGTCGCTCAAACATTAGCTGGCCCATTTTCTGGCCAGATGCTCAGTGATTTCGGAGCAGAAGTGATTAAAATCGAGAAATTTTCAGGGGATGAATCCCGGCATTTTACACCGCCGGAATGGGACGGAGAAAGTACTTTTTATTTAGCGAACAATCGCAACAAACGCAGCATCACCGTAAATCTAAAATCTGAAGAAGGAATTGGAATTATTAAAAAAATCGCCAAAGACTGTGATGTGCTTATAGAGAACTTTAGGACAGGCACAGCGGACAGGCTCGGATTCGGCTATGAAGCAATCAAAGAAATCAATCCATCTATTATCTATCTGTCTATTTCAGGCTTTGGCCGGACTGGCCCTTTTAAAGACAAAGCTGGCTATGATTTAATGATCCAAGCATACGGGGGCATGATGGGACTGACAGGTGAAGAAGGAAGAGCACCTGTGAAAGCCGGGTATTCTGTTGTTGATTTATTGACTGGAACGCTGGGAGCGATGAGCGTCGTCACATCATTATTGCACCGGAAGGAAACAGGGAAAGGCCAATACATTGATTGCAGCCTTCTTGACGGCCAAGTGATGATGATGAATTATCTTGTTCCGGCATTTCTTGGGACTGGTGAATATCCTAAACAGATGGGGTCGGGCCATCCGTCATTGGTGCCTTATCAAGCATTGAAGGCAAAAGATCAATATGTGATCGTAGCTTGCGCGAATGATAACTTGTGGGTGAAATTTTGTAATGCGCTCGGTTTTGATGATTTATTGGCAATTGAAAAATATAAAGTAAATAAAGATCGCGTAGCCCATAAAGAAGAGCTTATCGCAATATTGAATGAGCGGTTTGCTAAAAAAATGGCCAGCGACATTATCGAAGCTTTGGAAGCGAACGGTGTGCCGTGCAGCCCGATTAATACAGTAGAGCAAGTAATCAATTCCGAGCAAGTCATTGCCCGTGAAACGATTAAAGATATCCCTCATCCGTTTATTAAAGGATTAAGAGCGCCGGTATTCCCTGTTAAATTTTCAGATATTGATATTACAGTCAGAAGCCATCCGCCGTTGCTCGGTGAACATACAAATGAAATATTGGAAGAATACGGTTATTCCGAAGAAGAAATTAACAAATTGGCTGAAAAAGGCGCAGTTGGCCGTTTTGAAAATCATTAA